One genomic region from Drosophila subpulchrella strain 33 F10 #4 breed RU33 chromosome 2R, RU_Dsub_v1.1 Primary Assembly, whole genome shotgun sequence encodes:
- the LOC119551981 gene encoding terminal nucleotidyltransferase 5C isoform X3 has translation MDVYQIDDGFHSDGGTETPPPSPSSGSSIASTSDHGSLESVDTGGTQRLAVLSFEQVSKLHDVMDEKVAIHGRGNFPTLEVTLKDLVNLVRRKLEAEVNAGGAGVLVKDIRLNGGAASHVLASEDQPYNDLDLIFAIELSSPRVFDRVKVAVLNTLLDLMPEGVCKRRIFTCSLKEAYVGKMVKVNNNNDGDRWSLISLGNSPGHKNVELKFVDSMRRQFEFSVDSFQIVLDSLLLFYDCAALPISENFYPTVVGESVYGDFQEALYHLQKKLISTRQPEEIRGGGLLKYCNLLVRNYKAVDSQLIKTLERYMCSRFFIDFPDINTQTTKLEAYLRNHFWGVDEEPLQYQYLMHLREVVEMSTVCLMGHERRQTLHLIQSLAAQVLFNKQEKQQQEQYQQQQQQHHQQQQQQHQQQQQHQHQQQQRQHQFLDPAQQQQQQQQQQLQTQTQQQQSQQAGTLTLVSQAPPTGQAQAIYVQQAAPTAVCCTSSADQTATGAPQAIQIQTGPPGLIYANGVYYAPVIPSTICTCNSTWLST, from the coding sequence ATGGACGTCTACCAGATCGACGATGGATTCCACTCGGACGGCGGCACCGAGACACCGCCGCCGTCTCCCAGTTCCGGGTCATCGATCGCCTCGACATCGGACCATGGATCGCTGGAGAGCGTCGACACCGGGGGGACGCAGCGGCTGGCCGTGCTATCGTTCGAGCAGGTGAGCAAGCTGCACGACGTCATGGACGAAAAGGTGGCCATCCACGGACGCGGCAACTTTCCCACGCTGGAGGTGACGCTGAAGGATCTGGTCAATCTGGTGCGCCGGAAGCTGGAGGCCGAGGTGAACGCCGGCGGCGCCGGGGTGTTAGTTAAGGACATCCGTCTCAATGGCGGGGCAGCTAGTCATGTTTTAGCCAGCGAGGATCAGCCGTACAATGACCTGGACCTGATATTCGCCATCGAGTTGAGTTCGCCGCGGGTCTTCGATCGTGTCAAGGTGGCGGTGCTCAATACTCTGCTGGATTTGATGCCCGAGGGCGTCTGCAAGCGCCGCATCTTCACGTGCTCCCTGAAGGAAGCCTATGTGGGCAAGATGGTGAAGGTGAACAATAACAATGACGGCGATCGCTGGTCGCTCATCTCGCTGGGCAATTCGCCGGGACACAAGAATGTGGAGCTAAAGTTTGTCGATTCGATGAGGCGACAGTTTGAGTTCTCTGTGGACTCGTTCCAAATTGTACTCGACTCACTGCTGCTCTTCTACGACTGCGCCGCTCTGCCCATCTCGGAGAACTTCTATCCGACGGTGGTCGGGGAGTCGGTCTACGGGGACTTCCAGGAGGCACTCTACCACTTGCAAAAGAAACTGATCTCAACGCGTCAGCCGGAGGAGATTCGAGGCGGCGGCCTGCTCAAGTACTGCAATCTATTGGTGCGCAATTACAAGGCCGTCGACTCGCAGCTCATCAAGACCCTGGAGCGTTACATGTGCTCGCGATTCTTCATCGATTTCCCGGACATCAATACGCAGACCACCAAGCTGGAGGCCTATTTGCGTAACCATTTCTGGGGCGTCGATGAGGAACCGCTGCAGTATCAGTACCTGATGCATTTACGCGAGGTGGTCGAGATGTCGACGGTATGTCTAATGGGCCACGAGCGGCGCCAGACGCTGCACCTTATCCAATCGCTGGCCGCCCAGGTGCTCTTCAACAAGCAGGAGAAGCAACAGCAAGAGCAGtaccaacagcaacagcagcagcatcatcaacagcagcaacagcaacaccagcagcagcagcaacatcaacaccaacagcagcaacgTCAGCATCAGTTCCTGGACCcagcgcagcagcagcagcaacaacagcagcagcaactgcagaCACAGACGCAACAGCAACAGTCGCAGCAGGCGGGCACCCTGACCCTGGTCTCGCAGGCACCGCCCACAGGCCAGGCGCAGGCCATCTATGTGCAACAGGCCGCCCCGACCGCCGTGTGCTGCACGAGCAGCGCGGATCAGACGGCGACAGGAGCACCACAGGCCATACAGATACAGACCGGACCGCCGGGACTCATCTACGCCAACGGCGTCTACTATGCACCTGTGATCCCCAGCACCATCTGCACGTGCAACTCCACCTGGCTGAGCACGTGA
- the LOC119551981 gene encoding terminal nucleotidyltransferase 5C isoform X2, with the protein MKPENRHESYNAKCGTLDGAEPLYHQQRSNRMDVYQIDDGFHSDGGTETPPPSPSSGSSIASTSDHGSLESVDTGGTQRLAVLSFEQVSKLHDVMDEKVAIHGRGNFPTLEVTLKDLVNLVRRKLEAEVNAGGAGVLVKDIRLNGGAASHVLASEDQPYNDLDLIFAIELSSPRVFDRVKVAVLNTLLDLMPEGVCKRRIFTCSLKEAYVGKMVKVNNNNDGDRWSLISLGNSPGHKNVELKFVDSMRRQFEFSVDSFQIVLDSLLLFYDCAALPISENFYPTVVGESVYGDFQEALYHLQKKLISTRQPEEIRGGGLLKYCNLLVRNYKAVDSQLIKTLERYMCSRFFIDFPDINTQTTKLEAYLRNHFWGVDEEPLQYQYLMHLREVVEMSTVCLMGHERRQTLHLIQSLAAQVLFNKQEKQQQEQYQQQQQQHHQQQQQQHQQQQQHQHQQQQRQHQFLDPAQQQQQQQQQQLQTQTQQQQSQQAGTLTLVSQAPPTGQAQAIYVQQAAPTAVCCTSSADQTATGAPQAIQIQTGPPGLIYANGVYYAPVIPSTICTCNSTWLST; encoded by the coding sequence TGCGGGACACTAGACGGTGCCGAACCGTTATATCATCAGCAGCGCAGCAACAGAATGGACGTCTACCAGATCGACGATGGATTCCACTCGGACGGCGGCACCGAGACACCGCCGCCGTCTCCCAGTTCCGGGTCATCGATCGCCTCGACATCGGACCATGGATCGCTGGAGAGCGTCGACACCGGGGGGACGCAGCGGCTGGCCGTGCTATCGTTCGAGCAGGTGAGCAAGCTGCACGACGTCATGGACGAAAAGGTGGCCATCCACGGACGCGGCAACTTTCCCACGCTGGAGGTGACGCTGAAGGATCTGGTCAATCTGGTGCGCCGGAAGCTGGAGGCCGAGGTGAACGCCGGCGGCGCCGGGGTGTTAGTTAAGGACATCCGTCTCAATGGCGGGGCAGCTAGTCATGTTTTAGCCAGCGAGGATCAGCCGTACAATGACCTGGACCTGATATTCGCCATCGAGTTGAGTTCGCCGCGGGTCTTCGATCGTGTCAAGGTGGCGGTGCTCAATACTCTGCTGGATTTGATGCCCGAGGGCGTCTGCAAGCGCCGCATCTTCACGTGCTCCCTGAAGGAAGCCTATGTGGGCAAGATGGTGAAGGTGAACAATAACAATGACGGCGATCGCTGGTCGCTCATCTCGCTGGGCAATTCGCCGGGACACAAGAATGTGGAGCTAAAGTTTGTCGATTCGATGAGGCGACAGTTTGAGTTCTCTGTGGACTCGTTCCAAATTGTACTCGACTCACTGCTGCTCTTCTACGACTGCGCCGCTCTGCCCATCTCGGAGAACTTCTATCCGACGGTGGTCGGGGAGTCGGTCTACGGGGACTTCCAGGAGGCACTCTACCACTTGCAAAAGAAACTGATCTCAACGCGTCAGCCGGAGGAGATTCGAGGCGGCGGCCTGCTCAAGTACTGCAATCTATTGGTGCGCAATTACAAGGCCGTCGACTCGCAGCTCATCAAGACCCTGGAGCGTTACATGTGCTCGCGATTCTTCATCGATTTCCCGGACATCAATACGCAGACCACCAAGCTGGAGGCCTATTTGCGTAACCATTTCTGGGGCGTCGATGAGGAACCGCTGCAGTATCAGTACCTGATGCATTTACGCGAGGTGGTCGAGATGTCGACGGTATGTCTAATGGGCCACGAGCGGCGCCAGACGCTGCACCTTATCCAATCGCTGGCCGCCCAGGTGCTCTTCAACAAGCAGGAGAAGCAACAGCAAGAGCAGtaccaacagcaacagcagcagcatcatcaacagcagcaacagcaacaccagcagcagcagcaacatcaacaccaacagcagcaacgTCAGCATCAGTTCCTGGACCcagcgcagcagcagcagcaacaacagcagcagcaactgcagaCACAGACGCAACAGCAACAGTCGCAGCAGGCGGGCACCCTGACCCTGGTCTCGCAGGCACCGCCCACAGGCCAGGCGCAGGCCATCTATGTGCAACAGGCCGCCCCGACCGCCGTGTGCTGCACGAGCAGCGCGGATCAGACGGCGACAGGAGCACCACAGGCCATACAGATACAGACCGGACCGCCGGGACTCATCTACGCCAACGGCGTCTACTATGCACCTGTGATCCCCAGCACCATCTGCACGTGCAACTCCACCTGGCTGAGCACGTGA